One Pseudomonas rhizophila DNA window includes the following coding sequences:
- the clpA gene encoding ATP-dependent Clp protease ATP-binding subunit ClpA — MLNRELEVTLNLAFKEARSKRHEFMTVEHLLLALLDNEAAATVLRACGANLDKLKHDLQEFIDSTTPLIPVHDEDRETQPTLGFQRVLQRAVFHVQSSGKREVTGANVLVAIFSEQESQAVFLLKQQSVARIDVVNYIAHGISKVPGHGDHSEGEQDMQDDEGGESSSSGNPLDAYASNLNELARQGRIDPLVGREAEVERVAQILARRRKNNPLLVGEAGVGKTAIAEGLAKRIVDNQVPDLLANSVVYSLDLGALLAGTKYRGDFEKRFKALLGELKKRPQAILFIDEIHTIIGAGAASGGVMDASNLLKPLLSSGDIRCIGSTTFQEFRGIFEKDRALARRFQKVDVSEPSVEDTIGILRGLKGRFELHHNIEYSDEALRAAAELASRYINDRHMPDKAIDVIDEAGAYQRLQPVEKRVKRIEVPQVEDIVAKIARIPPKHVTSSDKELLRNLERDLKLTVFGQDAAIDSLSTAIKLSRAGLKSPDKPVGSFLFAGPTGVGKTEAARQLAKAMGIELVRFDMSEYMERHTVSRLIGAPPGYVGFDQGGLLTEAITKQPHCVLLLDEIEKAHPEVFNLLLQVMDHGTLTDNNGRKADFRNVIIIMTTNAGAETAARASIGFTHQDHSSDAMEVIKKSFTPEFRNRLDTIIQFGRLSHEVIKSVVDKFLTELQAQLEDKRVLLEVTDAARSWLAAGGYDVTMGARPMARLIQDKIKRPLAEEILFGELAEHGGVVHIDIKDGELTFDFETTAEMA; from the coding sequence ATGTTAAACCGCGAGCTCGAAGTCACCCTCAATCTTGCCTTCAAGGAGGCTCGTTCGAAGCGTCATGAATTCATGACCGTCGAGCACCTGCTGCTGGCCCTATTGGATAACGAGGCTGCCGCCACCGTTTTGCGTGCCTGCGGCGCAAACCTCGATAAACTCAAGCATGATTTGCAGGAGTTCATCGACTCCACCACGCCATTGATCCCCGTTCATGACGAGGATCGCGAAACCCAGCCAACCCTGGGCTTCCAGCGTGTCCTGCAGCGTGCTGTCTTTCATGTACAGAGCTCGGGTAAGCGTGAAGTGACCGGCGCCAACGTGCTGGTCGCCATCTTCAGCGAACAGGAAAGCCAGGCGGTTTTTCTGCTCAAGCAGCAGAGTGTTGCGCGCATCGATGTCGTCAATTACATCGCCCATGGCATTTCCAAGGTACCTGGGCACGGCGATCACTCCGAAGGTGAACAGGATATGCAGGATGACGAGGGCGGTGAGTCTTCTTCTTCGGGCAATCCGCTGGACGCCTATGCCAGCAATCTGAATGAACTGGCGCGCCAGGGGCGTATCGATCCACTGGTCGGACGCGAGGCGGAAGTCGAGCGGGTCGCGCAGATCCTGGCCCGACGCCGCAAGAACAATCCGCTGCTGGTGGGCGAGGCGGGCGTGGGCAAGACTGCGATCGCCGAAGGCCTGGCCAAGCGCATCGTTGATAACCAGGTGCCGGACCTGCTCGCCAACAGTGTGGTGTATTCCCTCGATCTGGGGGCCTTGCTGGCGGGCACCAAGTACCGCGGTGATTTCGAGAAGCGCTTCAAGGCATTGCTGGGCGAGCTGAAAAAGCGTCCGCAGGCGATCCTGTTCATCGACGAAATCCACACCATCATTGGTGCCGGTGCCGCGTCCGGTGGGGTCATGGATGCCTCGAACCTGCTCAAGCCGCTGCTGTCTTCGGGTGATATCCGTTGCATCGGTTCGACCACGTTCCAGGAATTTCGCGGGATCTTCGAAAAAGACCGTGCCCTGGCCCGGCGTTTCCAGAAAGTCGATGTGTCGGAGCCTTCGGTGGAAGACACCATCGGTATCCTGCGTGGGCTGAAGGGGCGTTTCGAACTGCACCACAATATCGAATACAGCGATGAAGCCCTGCGCGCCGCTGCTGAGCTGGCCTCGCGCTATATCAATGACCGGCATATGCCGGACAAGGCCATTGATGTTATCGACGAGGCGGGTGCCTATCAGCGGCTTCAGCCAGTGGAGAAGCGCGTCAAGCGCATCGAAGTGCCACAGGTCGAAGACATCGTGGCGAAAATCGCGCGGATTCCGCCCAAGCACGTCACCAGTTCCGACAAGGAGCTGCTGCGTAATCTGGAGCGTGACCTGAAGCTGACCGTGTTCGGTCAGGATGCAGCCATCGATTCGCTGTCCACCGCCATCAAGTTGTCTCGCGCCGGACTCAAGTCGCCGGACAAACCAGTGGGTTCTTTCCTGTTCGCAGGTCCCACCGGTGTCGGCAAGACCGAGGCCGCACGGCAATTGGCCAAGGCGATGGGGATCGAGCTGGTTCGCTTCGACATGTCCGAGTACATGGAGCGTCACACCGTATCGCGTCTGATTGGTGCGCCTCCGGGATATGTCGGTTTCGACCAGGGCGGCCTGCTGACCGAGGCCATCACCAAGCAGCCGCATTGCGTGCTCTTGCTCGATGAAATCGAGAAGGCGCATCCGGAAGTCTTCAACCTGCTCCTGCAGGTCATGGATCACGGTACGCTGACCGACAACAACGGGCGCAAGGCGGATTTCCGCAATGTGATCATCATCATGACCACCAACGCCGGCGCCGAAACCGCGGCTCGCGCTTCGATCGGTTTCACCCATCAGGACCATTCGTCCGATGCGATGGAAGTGATCAAGAAGAGCTTCACGCCTGAATTCCGCAACCGCCTGGACACCATTATCCAGTTTGGTCGCCTCAGCCATGAGGTCATCAAGAGTGTGGTGGACAAGTTCCTTACCGAACTTCAGGCGCAGCTCGAAGACAAGCGTGTGCTGCTGGAAGTCACCGATGCGGCCCGCAGTTGGCTGGCGGCCGGTGGTTACGATGTGACGATGGGGGCACGGCCGATGGCTCGCCTGATCCAGGACAAGATCAAGCGTCCACTGGCGGAGGAGATCCTCTTTGGCGAACTGGCCGAACATGGCGGTGTGGTCCACATCGACATCAAGGACGGCGAGCTGACCTTCGACTTCGAAACCACGGCTGAAATGGCCTGA
- the aat gene encoding leucyl/phenylalanyl-tRNA--protein transferase produces MLTWLQRNTFDFPPLAKALSDPNGLLAAGGDLSADRLIRAYRHGCFPWFSEGQPILWWSPDPRTVLFPDELHVSRSLGKLLRKQRYAVTFDKDFAAVIEACAAPRDYADGTWITEAMQTAYLELHRRGFAHSVEVWDQGILVGGLYGLAMGQLFFGESMFSRADNASKFGFATLVQHLKAAGFVLIDCQMPTEHLHSLGARSIPRAEFAGYLKAHLDQPNHATWVC; encoded by the coding sequence ATGCTGACTTGGCTACAACGCAACACGTTCGATTTTCCGCCACTGGCCAAAGCCCTGAGCGACCCCAATGGCTTGCTGGCCGCCGGTGGCGACCTGTCCGCCGATCGGCTGATCCGGGCCTATCGCCACGGCTGTTTCCCGTGGTTCTCCGAAGGCCAGCCGATCTTGTGGTGGTCACCGGATCCACGCACCGTATTGTTTCCCGACGAACTGCATGTATCGCGCAGCCTCGGCAAGCTCCTGCGCAAGCAACGCTATGCCGTGACGTTCGACAAGGACTTTGCCGCTGTCATCGAGGCCTGCGCCGCGCCCCGGGACTATGCTGACGGCACCTGGATCACCGAGGCCATGCAAACCGCCTATCTGGAGCTGCATCGACGCGGTTTCGCCCATTCAGTGGAGGTATGGGACCAGGGTATATTGGTGGGCGGCCTGTATGGCCTGGCCATGGGGCAGCTGTTTTTTGGCGAGTCCATGTTCAGTCGGGCCGATAACGCCTCGAAATTCGGCTTCGCCACCCTGGTCCAACATCTCAAAGCGGCCGGTTTCGTGCTGATCGACTGCCAAATGCCCACCGAACACCTGCACAGCCTCGGCGCCCGGTCGATCCCAAGGGCTGAGTTTGCCGGCTACCTCAAGGCGCATCTGGACCAGCCCAACCACGCAACCTGGGTTTGCTGA
- a CDS encoding arginyltransferase, with the protein MTELARLKFYATQPHSCSYLPEEQATTLFLDPSQPMDVHVYADLSEMGFRRSGDHLYRPHCQHCNACVPARIPVAQFVPNRQQKRIFKRNADLQVRPAKPQFSEEYFDLYQRYIEQRHADGDMYPPSRDQFSTFLVRDLPFSRFYEFRLEGRLVAIAVTDLLPNGLSAVYTFYEPDEERRSLGRFAILWQINEARRLGLEAVYLGYWIKNCKKMNYKTQYRPIELLINQRWVVLS; encoded by the coding sequence ATGACCGAGTTGGCGCGCTTGAAGTTCTATGCCACTCAACCCCACTCTTGCAGTTACCTGCCCGAGGAGCAGGCCACGACGCTGTTCCTCGACCCTAGCCAGCCCATGGATGTGCATGTCTACGCAGATCTGTCGGAGATGGGCTTCCGTCGCAGCGGCGATCATCTCTACCGGCCCCATTGCCAACATTGCAATGCGTGCGTGCCGGCGCGCATTCCCGTGGCTCAGTTTGTACCCAATCGCCAGCAGAAGCGGATTTTCAAGCGCAACGCCGACCTACAGGTCCGGCCAGCCAAGCCGCAGTTCAGCGAGGAGTATTTCGATCTGTACCAGCGCTACATCGAGCAGCGCCACGCCGACGGCGACATGTACCCGCCCAGTCGTGATCAGTTTTCGACCTTTCTGGTCCGCGACCTGCCCTTTTCCCGCTTCTATGAGTTCCGCCTCGAAGGGCGACTGGTGGCCATCGCCGTCACAGACCTGCTGCCCAACGGGCTTTCGGCGGTGTACACCTTCTATGAGCCCGACGAAGAACGGCGCAGTCTGGGGCGTTTTGCCATCCTCTGGCAGATCAACGAAGCCCGGCGCCTCGGGCTGGAAGCGGTGTACTTGGGCTACTGGATCAAAAACTGCAAAAAAATGAATTACAAGACCCAATATCGCCCCATCGAATTGCTGATTAACCAGAGATGGGTCGTCCTCAGTTAG
- the trxB gene encoding thioredoxin-disulfide reductase, which produces MSEVKHSRLIILGSGPAGYSAAVYAARANLKPVVITGLQAGGQLTTTVEVDNWPGDVTDLTGPVLMERMQRHAERFDTQIVYDHIHTAKLQQRPFELIGDSGTYTCDALIIATGASAQYLGLASEQTFAGRGVSACATCDGFFYRNQVVAVVGGGNTAVEEALYLSNIAREVHLIHRRDKLRAEKILQDKLFEKARHGNVKLHWKQNLDEVLGDASGVTGARLRQSETGQTSTLSLAGVFIAIGHQPNTELFQGQLTMRDGYLIVRGGSEGNATATDIEGVFAAGDVADHVYRQAITSAGAGCMAALDAEKYLDDIPVV; this is translated from the coding sequence ATGAGCGAAGTGAAGCATTCACGCCTGATCATTCTCGGTTCCGGCCCTGCGGGATACAGCGCCGCTGTCTATGCCGCCCGTGCCAACCTCAAACCCGTTGTCATTACTGGCCTGCAGGCCGGTGGCCAGCTCACTACCACCGTCGAAGTCGACAACTGGCCCGGCGATGTCACGGACTTGACCGGTCCGGTGCTGATGGAACGCATGCAACGCCACGCCGAGCGCTTCGACACGCAGATCGTCTACGACCATATCCACACCGCCAAGTTGCAACAGCGCCCTTTCGAACTCATCGGCGACAGCGGCACCTACACCTGCGACGCGCTGATCATCGCCACCGGCGCTTCAGCCCAATACCTGGGCCTGGCCTCAGAGCAGACCTTCGCCGGCAGGGGCGTTTCCGCCTGCGCAACCTGCGACGGATTCTTTTACCGCAATCAGGTAGTGGCGGTGGTCGGTGGTGGCAATACGGCGGTTGAGGAGGCTTTGTACCTGTCCAACATCGCCCGCGAGGTACACCTGATTCACCGCCGGGACAAACTGCGCGCAGAGAAAATACTGCAGGACAAGCTGTTCGAAAAAGCCCGCCACGGCAATGTGAAACTGCACTGGAAGCAGAATCTGGATGAAGTGCTGGGTGACGCCAGCGGCGTCACCGGCGCGCGTCTGCGCCAAAGTGAGACCGGCCAGACCAGCACCTTGTCCCTGGCCGGCGTGTTTATCGCTATCGGCCATCAACCCAACACCGAGCTGTTCCAGGGCCAACTGACAATGCGCGACGGCTACCTGATCGTCCGCGGCGGCAGCGAGGGCAATGCCACTGCAACCGATATCGAAGGCGTGTTCGCCGCCGGCGACGTGGCCGATCACGTGTATCGACAGGCCATTACATCGGCCGGCGCCGGTTGCATGGCCGCACTCGACGCCGAGAAGTATCTCGATGACATTCCGGTGGTTTGA
- the clpS gene encoding ATP-dependent Clp protease adapter ClpS yields MHAISQIRLTFNQDRPDLHDDDSAGIAVQEAKPALQAPPMYKVVLFNDDYTPMDFVVEVLEVFFNLNRELATKVMLAVHTEGRAVCGVFTRDIAETKAMQVNQYARESQHPLLCEIEKDG; encoded by the coding sequence ATGCATGCAATCAGCCAGATTCGACTAACATTCAATCAGGATCGCCCGGATCTACATGACGACGATTCCGCAGGCATTGCTGTTCAGGAAGCAAAGCCTGCATTACAGGCGCCACCGATGTACAAGGTGGTTTTGTTCAACGATGACTACACACCGATGGATTTCGTCGTCGAAGTGCTCGAGGTGTTTTTTAACCTGAATCGCGAGCTGGCGACCAAGGTCATGCTGGCCGTCCATACAGAGGGACGGGCAGTATGTGGAGTGTTTACCCGCGACATCGCCGAGACGAAGGCCATGCAGGTCAACCAGTACGCCCGGGAAAGCCAGCATCCGCTACTCTGTGAAATCGAGAAGGACGGTTAA
- the cspD gene encoding cold shock domain-containing protein CspD produces the protein MSVVKMSGKVKWFNNAKGYGFIIANGRDEDLFAHYSAIQMDGYKTLRAGQRVTFEVIQGPKGLHAVNIAPDTVEDTSCATPVNVMTTEAH, from the coding sequence ATGTCGGTCGTCAAGATGAGTGGCAAAGTCAAATGGTTCAACAATGCCAAGGGCTACGGTTTCATTATCGCAAACGGCAGGGATGAAGACCTTTTCGCCCATTACTCGGCGATTCAGATGGATGGCTATAAAACCCTGAGAGCCGGACAACGCGTCACGTTCGAAGTCATCCAGGGGCCCAAGGGCCTGCACGCGGTCAATATTGCACCCGACACCGTCGAAGATACCTCTTGCGCTACCCCCGTCAATGTCATGACCACTGAAGCCCATTGA
- the infA gene encoding translation initiation factor IF-1, whose amino-acid sequence MSKEDSFEMEGTVVDTLPNTMFRVELENGHVVTAHISGKMRKNYIRILTGDKVRVELTPYDLSKGRITYRAR is encoded by the coding sequence ATGTCGAAAGAAGACAGCTTCGAAATGGAAGGCACTGTCGTCGACACCCTGCCCAACACCATGTTTCGTGTGGAGTTGGAAAATGGGCACGTCGTAACCGCGCACATCTCCGGCAAGATGCGCAAGAACTACATTCGTATTCTTACCGGTGACAAAGTGCGCGTCGAGCTGACGCCCTATGACTTGAGCAAAGGGCGCATCACTTACCGCGCTCGCTAA
- the icd gene encoding NADP-dependent isocitrate dehydrogenase, translated as MGYQKIQVPAVGDKITVNADHSLNVPDNPIIPFIEGDGIGVDISPVMIKVVDAAVQKAYGGKRKISWMEVYAGEKATQVYDQDTWLPQETLDAVKDYVVSIKGPLTTPVGGGIRSLNVALRQQLDLYVCLRPVRWFEGVPSPVKKPGDVDMTIFRENSEDIYAGIEWKAGSPEATKVIKFLKEEMGVTKIRFDENCGIGVKPVSKQGTQRLARKALQYVVDNDRDSLTIVHKGNIMKFTEGAFKEWAYEVAAEEFGATLLDGGPWMQFKNPRTGKNVIVKDAIADAMLQQILLRPAEYDVIATLNLNGDYLSDALAAEVGGIGIAPGANLSDTVAMFEATHGTAPKYAGKDQVNPGSLILSAEMMLRHMGWTEAADLIIKGTNGAISAKTVTYDFERLMDGATLLSSSAFGDALISHM; from the coding sequence ATGGGGTATCAAAAGATTCAGGTTCCAGCCGTCGGTGACAAAATCACCGTCAATGCAGACCATTCTCTTAATGTTCCCGACAACCCGATCATCCCCTTCATTGAAGGCGACGGCATTGGCGTCGATATCAGCCCGGTCATGATCAAGGTGGTGGACGCTGCGGTTCAGAAGGCCTATGGCGGCAAGCGCAAGATTTCCTGGATGGAAGTCTACGCCGGTGAGAAAGCAACTCAGGTTTACGACCAGGACACCTGGCTGCCCCAGGAAACCCTGGACGCGGTCAAAGACTACGTGGTTTCCATCAAGGGCCCGCTGACCACGCCGGTCGGTGGTGGTATTCGCTCGCTGAACGTCGCCCTGCGCCAGCAGCTCGATTTATATGTATGCCTGCGTCCGGTGCGCTGGTTCGAAGGCGTGCCAAGCCCGGTCAAGAAGCCTGGCGACGTGGACATGACGATCTTCCGTGAGAACTCCGAAGACATCTACGCCGGTATCGAGTGGAAAGCCGGTTCGCCCGAAGCCACCAAGGTCATCAAGTTCCTGAAAGAAGAAATGGGCGTTACCAAGATCCGTTTCGACGAGAATTGCGGCATCGGCGTCAAGCCGGTTTCCAAGCAGGGCACTCAGCGTCTGGCCCGCAAGGCCTTGCAATATGTAGTGGATAACGATCGCGATTCGCTGACCATCGTGCATAAAGGCAACATCATGAAGTTCACCGAAGGTGCCTTCAAGGAGTGGGCCTACGAAGTGGCGGCCGAGGAATTCGGCGCGACCTTGCTCGACGGTGGGCCTTGGATGCAGTTCAAGAACCCGAGAACCGGCAAGAACGTCATCGTCAAGGACGCCATCGCCGATGCCATGCTCCAGCAAATCCTGCTGCGCCCGGCCGAATACGACGTGATCGCGACCCTGAACCTCAACGGCGACTACCTCTCCGACGCCCTGGCGGCGGAAGTGGGGGGCATTGGTATTGCGCCGGGCGCCAACCTGTCCGACACCGTGGCGATGTTCGAAGCCACCCACGGCACGGCACCCAAGTATGCCGGCAAGGACCAGGTCAACCCGGGTTCGCTGATCCTGTCGGCGGAAATGATGCTGCGGCACATGGGCTGGACCGAAGCGGCCGACCTGATCATCAAGGGCACCAATGGCGCGATTTCCGCCAAGACCGTGACCTATGACTTCGAGCGCCTGATGGACGGCGCCACGCTGTTGTCTTCCTCGGCCTTCGGTGATGCACTGATCTCGCACATGTAA
- a CDS encoding NADP-dependent isocitrate dehydrogenase: MPTRSKIIYTFTDEAPALATYSLLPIVEAFTASADIAVETRDISLAGRILASFPEQLGDKAVADHLAELGDLAVTPEANIIKLPNISASVPQLQAAIKELQAQGYALPDYPETVTSDAEKDARARYDKVKGSAVNPVLREGNSDRRAPLSVKNYARKHPHKMGAWAADSKSHVAHMSTGDFYGSEKAALIDAAGSVKIELIAQDGTATVLKEKTTVQAGEILDCAVMSKNALRDFIAAEIEDAKQKGVLLSVHLKATMMKVSDPIMFGQIVAEFYKDALAKHAQVLEQIGFNLNNGIGDLYARIKALPAEQQAQIEADIQAVYAARPSLAMVNSDKGITNLHVPSDVIVDASMPAMIRDSGKMWGTDGQLHDTKAVIPDRCYATIYQAVIEDCKQHGAFDPTTMGSVPNVGLMAKKAEEYGSHDKTFQIKADGVVRVSDNTGRTLLEQNVEAGDIFRMCQTKDAPIQDWVKLAVNRARASSTPAIFWLDPMRAHDGVVIEKVQAYLKNHDTAGLDIRIMSPVDAMKFTLARTREGKDTISVTGNVLRDYLTDLFPIMELGTSAKMLSIVPLMNGGGLFETGAGGSAPKHVQQLLEENFLRWDSLGEFLALAASLEHLGVTYNNPKALVLAKTLDQATGEFLDRNKSPSRKVGGIDNRGSHFYLTLFWAQALAAQNDDAALKAQFTALAKTLTDNEEKIVAELNAVQGKPVDIGGYYFANPELTSKAMRPSNTFNAAIAALV, encoded by the coding sequence ATGCCCACCCGCTCGAAGATCATCTACACCTTCACCGACGAAGCTCCCGCCCTCGCCACCTATTCGCTGCTGCCGATCGTCGAAGCCTTTACCGCCTCGGCCGACATCGCCGTGGAAACCCGCGATATCTCCCTTGCAGGGCGCATCCTGGCCAGCTTCCCCGAGCAACTGGGTGACAAAGCCGTCGCCGACCACCTCGCCGAACTGGGCGACCTGGCCGTGACGCCTGAAGCTAACATCATCAAGCTGCCGAACATCAGCGCCTCGGTGCCGCAACTGCAGGCCGCGATCAAGGAATTGCAGGCCCAGGGCTATGCACTGCCGGACTACCCGGAAACTGTGACCAGCGACGCCGAGAAAGACGCACGCGCCCGCTACGACAAGGTCAAGGGCAGCGCCGTGAACCCGGTCCTGCGTGAAGGCAACTCCGACCGCCGCGCACCGCTGTCGGTCAAGAACTACGCGCGCAAGCACCCGCACAAAATGGGCGCCTGGGCAGCCGACTCCAAGTCTCATGTGGCCCACATGAGCACCGGTGATTTCTACGGCAGCGAAAAAGCCGCCCTGATCGACGCCGCCGGCAGCGTGAAAATCGAGCTGATCGCTCAGGACGGCACTGCCACTGTCCTGAAAGAAAAAACCACCGTACAAGCCGGTGAGATCCTCGACTGCGCCGTGATGAGCAAGAACGCCCTGCGCGACTTCATCGCCGCTGAAATCGAAGACGCCAAGCAAAAAGGCGTCCTGCTGTCGGTCCACCTCAAGGCCACCATGATGAAGGTCTCCGACCCGATCATGTTCGGTCAGATCGTCGCCGAGTTCTACAAAGACGCCCTGGCCAAGCACGCACAAGTGCTGGAGCAGATCGGCTTCAACCTGAACAACGGCATCGGCGACCTGTACGCCCGCATCAAGGCCTTGCCGGCCGAGCAGCAGGCGCAGATCGAAGCCGACATCCAGGCGGTCTACGCGGCGCGCCCATCCCTGGCGATGGTCAACTCCGATAAAGGCATCACCAACCTGCACGTACCGAGCGACGTCATCGTCGACGCCTCGATGCCGGCCATGATCCGTGACTCCGGCAAGATGTGGGGCACCGACGGCCAGTTGCACGACACCAAGGCCGTGATCCCGGATCGCTGCTACGCCACCATCTACCAGGCGGTGATCGAAGACTGCAAGCAACACGGTGCCTTCGATCCGACCACCATGGGCAGCGTGCCGAACGTCGGCCTGATGGCCAAGAAAGCCGAAGAATACGGTTCCCACGACAAGACCTTCCAGATCAAGGCCGACGGCGTGGTCCGTGTTTCGGACAATACCGGTCGCACCCTGCTGGAGCAGAACGTCGAGGCGGGCGATATCTTCCGCATGTGCCAGACCAAGGACGCGCCGATCCAGGATTGGGTCAAGCTGGCCGTCAACCGTGCCCGCGCCAGCAGCACCCCGGCGATTTTCTGGCTGGACCCGATGCGCGCCCATGACGGCGTGGTGATCGAGAAAGTCCAGGCCTACCTGAAGAACCACGACACTGCCGGCCTGGACATCCGCATCATGTCGCCGGTCGACGCGATGAAATTCACCCTGGCCCGCACCCGCGAAGGCAAGGACACCATTTCGGTGACCGGCAACGTGCTGCGCGACTACCTGACCGACCTGTTCCCGATCATGGAACTGGGCACCAGCGCCAAGATGCTGTCCATCGTGCCGCTGATGAACGGCGGTGGCCTGTTCGAAACCGGCGCCGGCGGTTCGGCACCCAAGCACGTTCAGCAGTTGCTGGAAGAAAACTTCCTGCGCTGGGATTCCCTGGGCGAGTTCCTGGCCCTGGCCGCGTCCCTCGAACACCTGGGCGTGACCTACAACAACCCTAAAGCCCTGGTGCTGGCCAAGACCCTGGATCAGGCCACCGGTGAGTTCCTGGACCGCAACAAGTCGCCTTCGCGCAAGGTCGGCGGCATCGACAACCGCGGCAGCCACTTCTACCTGACCCTGTTCTGGGCCCAGGCATTGGCCGCGCAAAACGACGACGCAGCCCTCAAGGCCCAGTTCACTGCCCTGGCCAAGACACTGACCGACA